CGGCCGCCAGCCGCTCCTCCTCGAGCATCGCGGGCGTCTTGATGCCCTTGCGCTCGGCCTTCGCCCGGTCCCGGTCCTCCTTGGCCTGGGCCGCGGGGGTGCCGGGGGCGGGGTTGTTGCGGATGACGTAGAACTGCTGGCCCATGGTCCACAGGTTGGAGGTGGTCCAGTAGAAGAGGACGCCCACCGGGAATGCGATGCCGCCGACGGCGAACACGACCGGGAGCACGTAGAGCAGCATCTTCTGCTGCTGGGCGTAGGGGCCCGACAGGGCGTCTGCCGGCATGTTCTTGCTCATCAGCTGGCGCTGGGTCAGGAACGTGGTCGCCGTCATGGCGAGGACGAGCACGGCAGCGAGGACGCGCACGCCGAGGTCGTCGGTGTTGAGGAAGGTGTCCGAGATCTTGGCGCCGAGGAACACCGCGTCGCCGAACTGCTCGTTGAGCTGCGTGGTCATCAGCCCGCGCTCGACCTCGGGGTTCTTCGCGGCCTGGTCGATCAGCCGGAACAGCGCGAGGAAGATCGGCATCTGCAGCAGGATCGGAAGGCACGAGGCGAACGGGTTGGTGCCCGAGTCCTTGTAGAGCTTCATCGTCTCCTGGGCGAGCTTCTCCCGGTCGTGCCCGTACTTCTTCTGCAGCTCGCGGACCTTCGGCTGGATCAGCTGCATGTTGCGGCTCGACTTGATCTGCTTCACGAACAGCGGGATCAGCGCGATCCGGATCACGAGGGTCAGCCCGATGATCGACAGCACCCAGGCGATGCCCGACGCCTCGCCGAAGATGCCGCCGAACAGCGTGTGGAAGCCCACCAGGACCGCGGAGATGACGTAGTAGAGCGGCGCCATGATGGCGCCGCCGATGTCACCGAAGAAGTCGAGCACTCAAGCTCCTCGTGTTGCAGGGGACTCCGCGACCGGTGCGGTGCGGGAGGGAACGGGGTCGTAGCCGCCGGCGGCCCAGGGGTGGCACCGGGTCAGGCGGCGT
This genomic stretch from Nocardioides renjunii harbors:
- the yidC gene encoding membrane protein insertase YidC yields the protein MAPLYYVISAVLVGFHTLFGGIFGEASGIAWVLSIIGLTLVIRIALIPLFVKQIKSSRNMQLIQPKVRELQKKYGHDREKLAQETMKLYKDSGTNPFASCLPILLQMPIFLALFRLIDQAAKNPEVERGLMTTQLNEQFGDAVFLGAKISDTFLNTDDLGVRVLAAVLVLAMTATTFLTQRQLMSKNMPADALSGPYAQQQKMLLYVLPVVFAVGGIAFPVGVLFYWTTSNLWTMGQQFYVIRNNPAPGTPAAQAKEDRDRAKAERKGIKTPAMLEEERLAAEAEARRQEQAQARQQPQRQTRSQRNNAQRNKKKR